The following are encoded together in the Micromonospora lupini genome:
- a CDS encoding carbohydrate ABC transporter permease — protein sequence MTTPTPTANGSGSGLRRVGLYAILVALTLVFLVPLVWMVITSLKTYTAAQQIPPTWLPNPLSGYGYEQILNNSANPVLRWFLNSMVAATLHSLLVLVTASMAAYSLARLRFRGRGVTFALIVGTLFIPPTSLIIPNFLIVDQLNWIDTLAVVVVPGAASAFGVFFLRQFFLSLPNELEEAATLDGANQWQIFYKVVLPLSKPALATLAVLSFLTNWNDFLWPIFVLFSPEKLTLPPGLGLLQGSYVTDYPVIMAGAVLASLPVLILFVLAQRHIIQGVSRSGLKG from the coding sequence ATGACGACGCCCACGCCGACCGCCAACGGCTCCGGATCGGGGCTGCGCCGGGTCGGGCTCTACGCCATCCTGGTCGCGCTGACACTGGTCTTCCTGGTTCCGCTTGTGTGGATGGTCATCACCTCGCTGAAGACCTATACGGCCGCCCAGCAGATCCCGCCGACCTGGCTGCCGAATCCGCTCTCGGGTTACGGCTACGAGCAGATCCTCAACAACTCGGCGAACCCGGTGCTGCGCTGGTTCCTCAACAGCATGGTGGCCGCCACGCTGCACTCGCTGCTGGTGCTGGTGACGGCCTCGATGGCCGCGTACTCCCTGGCCCGGCTGCGGTTCCGTGGACGCGGGGTGACCTTCGCGTTGATCGTCGGGACGCTGTTCATCCCGCCGACCTCGCTGATCATCCCGAACTTCCTGATCGTCGACCAGCTCAACTGGATCGACACCCTCGCCGTGGTGGTGGTGCCGGGCGCGGCCAGCGCGTTCGGGGTGTTCTTCCTGCGCCAGTTCTTCCTCTCGCTACCCAACGAGCTTGAGGAGGCCGCCACCCTCGACGGCGCCAACCAGTGGCAGATCTTCTACAAGGTGGTGCTGCCGCTGTCCAAGCCGGCGCTTGCCACCCTGGCCGTGCTGTCGTTCCTGACCAACTGGAACGACTTCCTGTGGCCGATCTTCGTGCTGTTCAGCCCGGAGAAGTTGACGCTGCCGCCGGGCCTGGGCCTGCTCCAGGGCTCGTACGTCACCGACTACCCGGTGATCATGGCGGGCGCGGTGCTGGCGAGCCTGCCGGTGCTGATCCTGTTCGTGCTGGCGCAGCGGCACATCATCCAGGGCGTCTCCCGCAGCGGTCTGAAGGGATGA
- a CDS encoding glycoside hydrolase family 43 protein translates to MLITAALLVGGCADDEATYTSSGSRMFTNPIVQTDAPDPQAIRVGDTWYLFHTNSGGRNVPVLTSTDLVDWTEAGDALPALPDWADAGRTWAPEVIQLAGDRFLLYYTVAGRESGRQCVGRAVATAPQGPYRDDAAGPLICQADLGGAIDASPFRDTDGSLWLLWKNDGNAIGVDTWLWSQRLADDGLTLVGEPTKLLKQTEPWEGTLIEGPFFHRQDGRLLLFFAANAYDRAEYAEGYAVCESPTGPCVKAAENPILKSSEAASGPGHASMVVKDGRTWLLYHAWPPGQEGSTDPGRQVWLDEVTWVDGKPVVKGPTAEPQPRP, encoded by the coding sequence ATGCTCATCACCGCCGCACTGCTCGTCGGCGGCTGCGCCGACGACGAGGCCACCTACACGAGCAGCGGGAGCCGCATGTTCACCAACCCGATCGTGCAGACCGACGCCCCGGACCCGCAGGCGATCCGGGTGGGCGACACCTGGTACCTGTTCCACACCAACTCCGGCGGCCGCAACGTCCCGGTGCTGACCTCGACGGATCTGGTCGACTGGACCGAGGCCGGGGACGCCCTGCCGGCGCTGCCGGACTGGGCGGACGCCGGCAGGACCTGGGCGCCCGAGGTCATCCAGCTCGCCGGCGACCGCTTTCTGCTCTACTACACGGTCGCGGGCCGGGAGTCCGGTCGGCAGTGCGTCGGGCGGGCGGTGGCCACCGCACCACAGGGGCCGTACCGAGACGACGCGGCAGGCCCGCTGATCTGCCAGGCCGACCTCGGCGGGGCGATCGACGCCAGCCCGTTCCGGGACACCGACGGCAGTCTCTGGCTGCTGTGGAAGAACGACGGCAACGCGATAGGCGTCGACACCTGGCTCTGGTCGCAGCGCCTCGCCGACGACGGCCTGACCCTCGTCGGTGAGCCGACGAAGCTGCTCAAGCAGACCGAGCCGTGGGAGGGCACCCTGATCGAGGGGCCGTTCTTCCACCGTCAGGACGGTCGGCTGCTGCTCTTCTTCGCCGCAAATGCCTACGACCGGGCCGAGTACGCGGAGGGCTACGCGGTCTGCGAGAGCCCGACCGGGCCGTGCGTGAAGGCCGCCGAGAATCCGATCCTGAAGAGCAGCGAGGCCGCCTCGGGCCCGGGCCACGCCTCGATGGTGGTCAAGGACGGCCGGACGTGGCTGCTGTACCACGCCTGGCCTCCGGGCCAGGAGGGCAGCACCGACCCGGGCCGTCAGGTGTGGCTCGACGAGGTGACCTGGGTCGACGGCAAGCCGGTCGTCAAGGGCCCGACGGCGGAGCCGCAGCCTCGCCCCTGA
- a CDS encoding amino acid permease gives MSVLRTKPIKDVIAQGDADGSDGRLGLKRRLGAIDLTGFGIGIVIGTGIFTLTGIEARDSAGPGVVISFAIAGVVALLAALCYAELASSVPTAGSAYTYAYATMGEIVAWIIGWDLLLEFALGAAVVARGWSGYLAELLDLPTRWFGEEGSTVNIGAIAIVLILGIVGIIGIRESARVTNLLVLVKVAICVFVVVAGLFFVKAANLSPFIPAAEPAGSGDDGIKQPVTQALFGLEPSVFGFVGVLSAAAVVFFAYTGFEAVANLGEETRKPKRDLTLGLLGTLLISTVLYIGVSLVVVGMVPYTEIDRGAPIASAFESVGAGWAATLVSIAAVAGLTSVILVDLVAMGRIGFAIARDGLIPPAIAAVHPRWGTPYRISAIMTVAVALLAGFLPLSALADLVSIGALCAFVLVSIAVPILRRKRPDLERPFRVPFSPVLPVVSALACFYLMLNLSVETWLRFLAWMLLGGIIYFGYGYRRNRLAQHEPAVAPAPREPSA, from the coding sequence ATGTCCGTGCTGCGAACCAAACCAATCAAGGACGTCATAGCCCAGGGCGACGCCGACGGCAGCGACGGCCGGCTCGGGCTCAAGCGGCGGCTCGGCGCCATCGACCTCACCGGCTTCGGCATCGGCATCGTGATCGGCACCGGCATCTTCACGCTCACCGGGATCGAGGCCCGCGACAGCGCCGGTCCGGGCGTCGTGATCTCCTTCGCGATCGCCGGCGTGGTCGCCCTGCTCGCCGCCCTCTGCTACGCCGAGCTGGCCTCCAGCGTGCCGACGGCCGGCAGCGCCTACACCTACGCGTACGCAACGATGGGCGAGATCGTCGCCTGGATCATCGGATGGGACCTGCTGCTGGAGTTCGCGCTCGGCGCGGCGGTGGTGGCCCGCGGCTGGTCCGGCTACCTCGCCGAGCTGCTCGACCTGCCGACCCGCTGGTTCGGTGAGGAGGGCAGCACCGTCAACATCGGCGCGATCGCGATCGTGCTGATCCTGGGCATCGTGGGGATCATCGGCATCCGGGAGTCCGCCCGGGTCACCAACCTGCTGGTGCTGGTCAAGGTGGCGATCTGCGTGTTCGTGGTGGTCGCCGGCCTGTTCTTCGTCAAGGCGGCCAACCTCAGCCCGTTCATCCCGGCGGCCGAGCCCGCCGGCAGCGGTGACGACGGCATCAAGCAGCCTGTCACGCAGGCGCTCTTCGGGTTGGAGCCGTCGGTCTTCGGCTTCGTCGGGGTGCTCAGCGCCGCCGCGGTGGTCTTCTTCGCGTACACCGGTTTCGAGGCCGTGGCCAACCTGGGCGAGGAGACGCGCAAGCCCAAGCGGGACCTCACGCTGGGTCTGCTCGGCACGTTGCTGATCTCCACAGTGCTCTACATCGGCGTCTCCCTGGTGGTCGTCGGCATGGTGCCGTACACCGAGATCGACCGGGGCGCTCCCATCGCGTCGGCGTTCGAGTCGGTGGGCGCCGGCTGGGCGGCCACGCTCGTCTCCATCGCCGCCGTCGCCGGCCTGACAAGCGTCATCCTGGTCGACCTGGTGGCGATGGGCCGGATCGGCTTCGCCATCGCCCGGGACGGCCTGATCCCGCCCGCGATCGCTGCCGTGCACCCGCGCTGGGGCACCCCGTACCGGATCTCGGCGATCATGACGGTGGCGGTCGCGCTGCTGGCCGGCTTCCTGCCGCTCTCCGCGCTTGCCGATCTGGTAAGCATCGGCGCGCTCTGCGCGTTCGTGCTGGTGTCGATCGCGGTGCCGATCCTGCGCCGCAAGCGCCCGGACCTGGAGCGGCCGTTCCGGGTGCCGTTCTCGCCGGTGCTGCCGGTCGTCTCGGCCCTTGCCTGCTTCTACCTGATGCTCAACCTGTCGGTGGAGACCTGGCTGCGGTTCCTGGCCTGGATGCTGCTCGGCGGGATCATCTACTTCGGCTACGGCTACCGCCGCAACCGGCTGGCCCAGCACGAACCGGCGGTCGCCCCGGCGCCGCGTGAGCCGAGCGCCTGA